Proteins encoded by one window of Venturia canescens isolate UGA chromosome 2, ASM1945775v1, whole genome shotgun sequence:
- the LOC122406802 gene encoding uncharacterized protein, producing MAHLRLLAVLIVAVVSYVALIDTAAVRSEEFSEQLQRMAFDVGADNLRTQRAIETGEEELSRRYCINTPCGWAVYAPYTRTVRYFMQNTCECPDETFECVRADDDLSVSAYVYRCRQNTTAADIKSPDYAN from the exons atggcacATCTAAGGCTGCTCGCTGTCCTCATCGTCGCCGTCGTCTCGTACGTGGCGCTCATCGACACCGCGGCAGTGCGTTCCGAA GAATTTTCGGAACAATTGCAACGCATGGCGTTCGACGTTGGGGCGGACAATTTGAGGACCCAACGTGCCATCGAGACCGGGGAAGAAGAACTTTCTCGACGTTACTGCATCAATACACCATGCGGTTGGGCAGTTTACGCTCCGTACACGCGCACGGTCCGATACTTCATGCAAAATAC ttgcGAGTGTCCCGACGAAACGTTCGAATGTGTCCGGGCCGACGACGATCTATCGGTGAGCGCGTACGTGTACCGCTGTCGTCAGAACACTACAGCCGCTGACATCAAATCACCGGATTACGCCAATTAA